TTCTGTCTCTCCAGGAGATTTTTTTTAGAAGCTGCAACATGACGATGCAGAGAGTGGTTGTTTGTTTTGGCAAGAGTAATCCTTGGATAAGAGGTTCCTCCAGAGGGAAGTAATAAAGAtatctgtttctctgtgtcacacATTCCTACCTACAGAAAAAAAGTATTGTGTTTTAGGCGGTTTGAGCTATTCTTACAACAAGGCGGAGGGGGGAGGAGGTCTCTCAGAAACAAAAAGGTTGAGAATCGCTGCTCCAGAGCATCTGATCTAACCTGTATATTTCACCCTCTCCATCGCTTCCTACAACTTtatccacgtgagccgcatggaagatggcaggatccccaaagacacattgtacagcgagctcgccattggtatcagacccaccggccgtccatgtctccgttataaagacgtctgcaaacgcgacatgaaatcctgggacattgatcacaagtcgtgggagtcagttgccagcgttcgccagagctggcgggcagccataaagacagggctaaattgtggcgagtcgaagagacttagtagttggcaggaaaaaagacagaggcgcaaggggagagccaactgtgcaacagccccgacaaacaaatttctttgcagcacctgtggaagagcctgtcactctagaattggcctttatagccactccatgcgctgcttcacaaaccactgaccacctccaggcgcttatccattgtctctcgagataaggaggcccaaaagaatctctGCGCCTCCCTAGCTGTTCATATCTTAATCTCTCCACGTCTTTCTTCATATCTCTGCATCTCGTCATTTTTACAAGTTCTtaatcttttttctctctccctctcttccagcccttccctctctctgtcaatgTCTCGGTGTCTCTGCCCTCTGCTCTCAGTTCCTacctctctgtttatttctctcacTCAGGATCTctggtttctgtgtctcagtgcctCTCACTGGGGGAAATCCGAACTGGATACCAAGGTATTGTACAGGTGataatggacaggtgtacagggatcctgctttccatctctgtcgaGTTTTACGGTtcagagatacacacacaaacccacaacacgtttcagagacatacacacaaactcacacagtcccacaacacattTAAAATACCTGTTGAGAGAAAGTTTGAAACCAGAGACCTTCACCAACCTGACGGCATATGTCCATTCCAGGAGCAAAAGAAGGAGTAATGACTCTGAACAATCCTGATATAGCATGAGGCCTGCTAGTCAAACcacgctccacccagcccagagtgAGTCACCGACCAGGTATGGGAGAGTCCATCAAACGTGCTCCTGCATGCCTGGTCGGTCTCTGCGCATGCGCCTTACGCGTAACGCCATCAGGTATCCAGCACCCCCATCCCCCAACTCGGCTGCTTTGGtcttcacgcatgcgtcaaccttcggcgcgagtttctgaaagtggaaggcggAGAGGTTTCGTTGCTGTCGCAGTCGTTGTTTTTTTAGGTATTTTATAGGAAAGGGGAGCGTTCTCTTGCGATTTCATTGGAAAAAGGAGAGTTCCCTTGCATTTTATTGGAAAGAGGAGCATTTTCTTGCAGCCATAGTCGTTTTGGTGGTTTCCGTtttcttcatttttattagaaagggGAGATTGCTTGAAGGTGAGTTGATCTGCTGCTGTTTGCTCTGAGATGCATCCCATTTCCAGTGCTGTGTGGCGGCTCCAGTccagtgcactgcactaaaatccctttccaatgtctggggctgtgtgcaggtagTACATGTACTCCAGACCAGtgtactgcactaaaatccctttccattctcTGGGGTTGTGTGCAGGTAGTACATGTACTCCAGTccagtgcactgcactaaaatccctttccattgtctggggctgtgtgcaggtagtacatgtactccagtccagtgtactgcactaaaatccctttccattgtctggggctgtgtgcaggtagtacatgtactccagtccagtgcactgcactaaaatccctttccaatgtctggggctgtgtgcaggtagTACATGTACTCCAGACCAGtgtactgcactaaaatccctttccattctcTGGGGTTGTGTGCAGGTAGTACATGTACTCCAGACCAGtgtactgcactaaaatccctttccattgtctggggctgtgtgcaggtagtacatgtactccagtccagtgtactgcactaaaatccctttccattgtctggggttgTGTGCAGGTAGTACATGTACTCCAGACcaatgcactgcactaaaatccctttccattgtctggggttgTGTGCAGGTAGTACATGTACTCCAGACcaatgcactgcactaaaatccctttccattgtctggggttgTGTGCAGGTAGTACATGTACTCCAGACcaatgcactgcactaaaatccctttccattgtctggggttgTGTTCAGGTAGTACATGTACTCCAGACcaatgcactgcactaaaatccctttccattgtctggggctgtgtgcaggtagtacatgtgctccagtccagtgtactgcactaaaatccctttccattgtctggggttgtgtgcaggtagtacatgtgctccagtccagtgtactgcactaaaatccctatcCATTGTCTGGGGTTGTGTGCAggtagtacatgtgctccagtccagtgtactgcactaaaatccctttccattgtctggggttgtgtgcaggcagtacatgtgctccagaccaatgcactgcactaaaatccctttccattgtctggggctgtgtgcaggtagtacatgtgctccagtccagtgtactgcactaaaatccctttccattgtctggggttgtgtgcaggtagtacatgtgctccagaccagcgcactgcactaaaatccctttccattgtctggggttgtgtgcaggcagtacatgtgctccagaccagcgcactgcactaaaatccattCACTACTAGGAACAGCCCTCCAGCTTTCACTTTCATTTCTGTAAAGTTTATACGGAGTGCCTTCTGTATTTCTCACCTCATGTTTcacgtgtggtcccttaatagccttcctgaactgcaaACATCGATGATGGCTAcctcagtagattccacagagcagttccttaccaccttcacaacccaggagttcgacAGTTATGACGATTTCAGCAGTAAACtggagatgtttcaacaggtagtatggtctgcaggcacatgctgtaatgtgccttgttatgttttactgtgttaacaaTACTGTTTAACTTCActttgctgttgtgcttacagacaacggggagtctatttaaaaaagtaAGCACCCATACACTTGAGAGGGAGAACATGAGACGGCGAAACAGAATTCCCAGCCGCTTTAGGTATGCCTCGGTGAGGCTGTGCTGCGTACACTACGGGCAGCCACGTATCCGTTCTACTGgggtgagaccgaatcagaggtaggtgctgcagCCGGTACATTTCCAGTATCCACACTGTATTGTGTCAGTCCCGTAACGCTGTTCCTTGATGCGCATCAAACCAAAATTAGATTTGCAGCATCAATACATCTTGTCAGTGAGATGCTGTGTCCACAAAGCCACGTGTATGCTGCCCCCTCCAAGAGTGAATTTCCCTTGTGTCTACGGAGTGCCTTCTTTGTTACCTCCTGGATGGAGCAATGGATGGTGAACCACCTCTGCACTGCGAAGTAGGCATGCACCAGCTTGTGGAACCTTGTCATGGTGTGCGTGAAAACTGCTGCCAtcaacacacctggggatggctgagTTTTTGCTGCAGGCTCGAGGAACTTGGGcatgctcattgaatgtctgtgtaacctttcaggtatctcgccctgggctgtgaggccttcatcagtgtgaaattcgaTACGATCAAGAtcaaactgtgtgtcagctcctaccaccttgtacataccggtcatgttctggatccagaatgtttacgcttctatgcaaggagacggCAACTGAACCaggatgaaaggcagaaggtagaagagttggtgaaactgcaggctgggaacaaacagctgaaggattacaTTGAGCGTTCATTCAAcaagaccgtgacccttagtgacatcaGAAATGTAAAGTCCCGGCTCAAAAGAGGGGGTGACAAAGTGGATGCACTGTGTGAAACGGTTACAGAGGAACTGCCAAGGACCCTCAGCTACAATGAAAAATGCCACTTGCTTTCAGACCAATTTtatcagctacaacaggccgttctgcacagTGGAACAGCATCTTTCATGCGAagactggactggctgcagcgACAGACTCTCTGCTGGCAACAAGGACTGGATTATGATATGGAGCATCTTGTTGAAGGCGCAGAGCCaaataatttgcccaacaattgcccggaggcACCTTCGGATGGACGTGGTCCCGAGGTGGACATCAGCTgcatgccacaatccatggatgctGAACGTCCCATCCCCCGGCCTAATGAGCTGATGGACCATACTTACAACTGCCTGTTCACAGCTGCACTTCCCCCACCTCCGGGAGCCTTTCCTTGCTGTCCAGTCACATCGGTACAGTCAATCACCTTACCGATGGACACTCAcatacagtcacctgtttctgcacttatcacagcagtgcacatggacacaccgtcatctgtttccccatccacccttgaaacaacaaggcagagccttgtgagactccccgattgccagctgctgcctatcAAACAGAGAGGGTGCCCAAAGGGTTCAAGCGCTTGGGGAACATCCAGCaagcagagactgagcactaaaagaaacaatcaTGCAGTGCCCAGTGGTAGCatgcatgtttagtttagtttagagatacagcactgaaacaggcccttcgacccaccgagtctgtgccgaccatcaaccacccatttatattctaatcctacactaattccatattcctaccacatccccacctgtccttatattcccctaccacctacctatactagggacaatttataatggccagtttacctatcaacccgcaagtctttggcatgtgggaggaaaccggagcacccggaggaaacccacgcagacacaaggagaacttgcaaactccacacaggcagtgcccagaattgaacccgggccactggagctgtgaggctgcggtgctaaccactgtgccgcccgttgcgTACACAGCTGCTGAAGTGGGAGTGCAGCCCCATCATTCCCCCTCCCCAATGTTGGCTAGatggctttaaggcaaaggtagatgagAGTGAAAGAAATAGAAGGCGATGCTGATGGTGGTAGGCAGCATTAGGTGAGAGCAGATGGGAAGGTGCATGAGAAGCATTACCACTAGCAtgaaacagctgggctaaatggcctgctttatgttcagtcAAAAAGAAATGTGCTTCCTTTTCCAGCATACTTAAATCATTCATGTtggccctgagagcagcattgaaccaccaTGGGATAGGGACAGTAACATCATACTGACtcttacagctgaggtgggtactaagtgtgtCATTAGCGATGTTATCAGTACAGGCCTttgctgcagaacttaaaaagcgtgcttaacagtaatttcattggtggGAGGGAAACTCTGAcactgttctttctttcttttcatgtaaaacatgccctcgAGAATAcagttggtggcacagtggtgcagtggttagcaccgcagcctcacaactccagcgacccaggtccaattctgggtactgcctgtatggagtttgtaagttctccctgtgtctgcgtgggtttcctccgggtgctcccatttcctcccacagccgaagacttgcaggttgataggtaaattggccattataaattgcccctattataggtaggagaatatagggaaggtggggatgtggtcggaatatgggattagtgtaggattagtataaatgggtggttgatggtcggcacagactcggtgggccgaagggcctgtttcagtgctgtatctctaaataaataaatccttGAGGCTTAAGGATGGCATTCAAGCCACAGGGGAGGACACAAGGATGGGCCACGCAACCGTTTCATGCTGGGAGCTTGTCacaatgtggaaaggaaccttgcatttatggatgaagtggacaTTGGGATGCATCAGCAGCAGACTCTGGTGACTTTgctttcttcacatggacaatacaataGTGGAATAAAGAGCCaaacgttcattcaccacaaggctgtcCAGGAAAACTCTCTTCAgcactgcatagcagagactcagcCTGTCTGTTTCACAGGAATGCTGGCAACACAAAACTCCTGTATCTATGCACAACAGTGCCTCTAATGCCTCATGTACTTAATAAAATTGCTCAATAATTGAAAACGGAATTGTTGCAGCTACTTTGTTGATATTGTTCCCTACTTTGCAACTCTGgtcctggtgggggtggggggggagttaaAATCAGAACTGCCTGAAGAGGGCTATGCAAGAGAAAGGGACCAGACACCTGGAAGACCTGacatacagttgagaagtaggggatcgAGTGGCTGGATGGGGGACTCGTGGGCCTGGAGGGAGAGAGTGGCCGGAGAGCAGTGTGGGGGCTGGAAACAGGGAGCGAGCAGCCAAAGACCTTCGTGGCAGGAGGTGCAGGGAGCAGCAGGAGAGTGGTATGTCTTGCAGTGCCAGAACTAACTGGCGCATGCacaggaaaacactctcctcaccccTGCTATTGTACTGCTGGTATTAGGGAAAACAATTCTGAACACGGTGGACCATTTTAACATACATTAAATAACTTCACCTCTGTTGATGTAAACTCAGAGTCCCTGACTGTATTTGTTCCACTCCTGCTGCTAACAGGTGATGAAAGCAGCTGTGGAATTGTCACTGAGTGGTGAATTTTCTTTAGcttcagaatcatagaaagtttaaggcacagaaagaggtcacttggcccaaatTCAAATTCTGCACACTGAGTCCCAGAATCATCACTCAGAAAGACCACTATGAAAGTAGGAAACTGCTCCAAATACACAACAGGATGGGCAGCTTGTGAAAAACTATTGAACTTCTGGTGTGTAGAATTTTTCCAGATCTTCAAACAGGACCATGTGACAATATTAAcagtgagtcatagagagatacagcactgaaacaggcccttcggcccaccgtgtctgtgccgaccatcaacaacccatttatactaatcctacaataatcccatattccccaccacatccccaccttccctcaattctcctacctaccgacaatgagtgtgtgtatgtggctaTCATGTTTCTATATATAAACTgtgagtcatggaatgatagaaagtttaaggcacagaaggaggccacttggcccatcgtgcctgtgacggCCAaatacaatccacctattctaatcccaccttccaacatttggtccatagccctgcagcttacagcacttcagttacatatccagactccttttgaatgagttgaggttctctgcctcaaataccctttcctacagtgagttccagaccaccaccacccctctgggtaaagaactttTTTCCTCATCCCCgctctaacttttctaccaatcactataaatctatgccccctcgtcactgacctctctgctaaggtgaatcgacccttcacctccactctatccagacccctcaaaatgttgtacatttcaatctgatctcccctcagccttctctgctttttatgcagcacctgtggaagtctgtcactctagaattggcctttatagctactccatgcactgctccacaaaccactgaccacctccaggtgcttacccattgtctctcgagacaaggaggccaaagaagaatattcggaagaatattattgccttaCAGGgattgcaatgaagattcaccaaacTTGTTCCCTGGATGTCGGaacgtcctatgaagagagattgaggaagttgtcgaacgagggagccgtggtttacgaaagaagttgaagcgcttgtcaagaggaagaagaaggcttatgttcggatgagacgtgaaggctcagttagggtgcttgagagttacaagctagccaggaaggatctaaagggcgagctaaggagaggacacgagaagtcattggcggataggatcagggaaaaccctaaggctttctataggtatatcaggaataaaagaatgactagagttagattagggccaatcaaggatagtagtgggaagttgtgtgtggaatcagaggagatagaggaagcgttaaatgaatattttgcgtcagtatttacagtaaagaaagaaaatgttgttgaggagaatactgagattcaggctactaggctagatgggattgaggttcacaaggaggaggtgttatcaattttggaaagtgtgaaaatagataagtcccctgggccagatgggatttatcctaggattctctgggaagccagggaggagattgcagagcctttgtccttgatatttatgtcgtcattgtcaacaggaatagtgccggaagactggaggatagcaaatgttgttcccttgttcaagaaggggagtagagacagccctggtaattatagacctgtgagccttacttcggttgtgggtaaaatgttggaaaaggttataagagacaggatttataatcatcttgaaaagaataagttcactagcgatagtcagcacggttttgtgacgggtaggtcgtgcctcacaaaccttattgagtttttcgagaaggtgaccaaacaggtggatgagggtaaagcagtggatgtggtgtatatggatttcagtaaggcgtttgataaggttccccacggtaggctattgcagaaaatacgcaagtatggggttgaaggtgatttagagctttggatcagaaattggctagctgaaagaagacagagggtggtggttgatggcaaatgttcatcctggagtttagttactagtggtgtaccgcaaggatctgttttggggccactgctgtttgtcatttttagaaatgacctggaagagggtgtagaagggtgggttagtaaatttgcggatgacacgaaggtcggtggagttgtggatagcgccgaaggatgttgtagggtacagagggacatagataggctgcagagctgggctgagagatggcaaatggagtttaatgcagaaaagtgcgaggtgattcactttggaaggagtaacaggaatgcagagtactgggctaatgggaagattcttggtagtgtagatgaacagagagatcttggtgtccaggtacataaatccctgaaggttgctacccaggttaatagggctgttaagaaggcatatggtgtgttagcttttattagtagggggatcgggtttcggagccacgaggtcatgctgcagctgtacaaaactctggtgaggccgcacctggagtattgcgtgcagttctggtcaccgcattataggaagggtgtggaagctttggaaagggtgcagaggagatttactaggatgttgcctggtatggagggaaggtcttacgaggaaaggctgagggacttgaggttgttttcgttggagagaaggaggaggagaggtgacttaatagagacatataagataattagagggttagatagggtggatagtgagagtctttttcctcagatggtgatggcaaacacgaggggacatagctttaagttgaggggtgatagatataggacagatgtcagagctagtttctttactcagagagtagtaggggcgtggaacgccctgcctgcagcagtagtagactcgccaactttaagggcatttaagtggtcattggattgacatatggatgaaaatggaatagtgtaggtcagatggtttcacaggtcggcgcaacatcgagggccgaagggcctgtactgcgctgtaatgttttaattctaattctaaaactgagcctgtattctctagagttttgaagaatgagagatgatctcattgaaacctacaaaatacttaaaaggatagacagggtagatagatgcaggtaagatgtttcctctggatggggagtctagaaccaggggacacaatttcaaaataagggagaagccacttaggacagagatgaggagaagtttctttactcaggattatgaatctttggaattctctaccccagagggctgtggaagctcagtcattgagtatatttaaagcagagattgacagattgctaaatacaaatgacataagggggtatgaggatagtgtgggaaaaagggattgaagtgaaagatcagccatgatcatattgaatggcagggcaggctcgatgggctgaatgacctactccttctCATATGTTCTGATGTTTGCAGGCATGATACATGATTCACACATGGAAGATTAGAGAGATGCTGTGAGACACATGTCAAGTCCAGTAGCTGAaaatgaattacagactggaatttgtGTTTAGTGACCCCAGGCGTGTTAGTGGTACCTTCCCTGGATCCCAAGGCTAGGAGAGGCCCTCTGGAAGGTATGGGGAGCTGGGACTTGTCCATGAGAGGAACCAAAGGTATGAGAACTGAAATAATTTAGAGTTGGAAAGGAGAAAAGACCCAAAAATAGAGAAGTCAGTAACAGGACATCAATTAGTCTACTGTTATCTTGGAGAAATTAAGGACCCAATGAAGTGTGTGTTTGAAACAACATTAATTCATTTGAGAATtatcagaatattaaactccagccaagttataggggtgattaacatcagcagaaacaaatcCCAACTGTCAGCATGAACATCTTTCAGTCCTCGATGTGATTCACAGCAGCAATtacagcagaatccaatccctgcagtcacttgtgaactcgctggtgtttcagcagctgGGATTACTGAGTGaatccattcccacacacagagcagatgaatggcctctccccagtgtgtgccttggtgtttcagcagatccttTTTTACAGCCTTTCTCAATCAGAACATGTAAAAGGTCTCTGATTCCAAGCTGATGTTCCgtgaggtgggatgactgagtgaatcccttctgtTAGAGTTCTGGGTCTTATTAACTCTAACTATGTGAAACTTTATCCAGTTAATATTAAATTGTCCTTTTGAAACTATAACCATACAGGCAATAAGAGATAATTTGGTGTCATAATATCAGGAAATATTTATTGAGTAACAAAAGTAATACCTATCAAAAGTTAGACAGCGACTTTATTGGCTCAATGTGGGTCTTGCCTCCCGATTCAGCCTTGGGCACAAGTCGACACATGGTCTCCCCTCTCTGTCACCGGGTATGCAGTCTCCAACTTCACACTCTGTGCCGTGTTGCTGGCAGCGAGACTTTTTAACCCTTTCTGGTGCACTGGCCACGCTCATGATCAATGGCGTTCCCAGCCTCTCATTGGTTCAGGCAGTGCATGATCAGTCTCTGATTGGGTTTTTTAGAATGTCAGTCACCTGCAGATGTCACTTCCTGATTGACACCTGAGGGTACCAGTCACATAAGGAATAGTACCCCTCACTGCAGCATTTTTACGTCCTTTCATTAAATTTAATGGCTTTCTATTAAGATAATATGGCACCTCATGACATGCAGTACTCATCATTATACAATGGCACATTACACAGCCTCAAGgtcaatacagaaatgacaaaactACTTCATGCATAATATCTACACATATGAAACCAGCAAACAGAGAGATAATCAGTGCCTAAAGATGAGGGAGCAAGATACACTTATGAAATACAGTAGGATACACTCAATGCTTTTGGACACAGGCTAAGTCCAGTCGCTgaaagtgatttacagactggattaTGTGTGATCCAGGGCGTGTTAATGATACCTTCCCTGGATCCCAAGGCTAGGAGAGGCAATCTGGAAGGTATGGAGAGCTGGGACTTGTCCCTGAGAGTAACCAAAGGTatgagaactgaaataatctagGGTTAGAAAGGAGAAAAAGCCCAAAAATGGAGCAGTTGCTAACAGGACATCAATTAGACTCATCTTAGAGAAATCAAGGACTCAACACACTGTGTTTGAAACAAAGCTGATTTGTTTGATAGATATTAAGATATTAAACCCCAGCCCAGTTATAGGGATGACCAACATGAGCAGAAACAAGCCCCACTTCCAGGATCAATATGGttgagtcctggatgtgattaacagcagcaaaacTAGCAGAATCCAATCTATGCTGCAACAATAACTTTTCTTTATATGGCACCGTTAACCAAATGaaaggtcccaaggcactttacaagggCTGTAGACAACAAAATataactgagccacataaggagatatcagggcaggtgaccaaaagcttggtcaaagaggtagttttcaaGAAGCATCTTCAAGGAGGGAAGAACATAAAGTAAATCAGGCTCTCCATGTGCCAGCTGGATCATTGTATCCAACACGTGAGAAAGTGCACGGTAAAGACACCCCTCCATTTAGGAATAAAGGTTTTTAAAACTAATTTGCTGCTCTGCTTTTGAATGAAGTGTTTGCTATTTCCACAGCCACAGATATtaactcctcctgtctgatataaaccaaccccacagtcactgacaccaatctcctcctgtctgatataaaccaaccccacag
This genomic window from Heterodontus francisci isolate sHetFra1 chromosome 34, sHetFra1.hap1, whole genome shotgun sequence contains:
- the LOC137349066 gene encoding uncharacterized protein, which codes for MRRRNRIPSRFRYASVRLCCVHYGQPRIRSTGVRPNQRYLALGCEAFISVKFDTIKIKLCVSSYHLVHTGHVLDPECLRFYARRRQLNQDERQKVEELVKLQAGNKQLKDYIERSFNKTVTLSDIRNVKSRLKRGGDKVDALCETVTEELPRTLSYNEKCHLLSDQFYQLQQAVLHSGTASFMRRLDWLQRQTLCWQQGLDYDMEHLVEGAEPNNLPNNCPEAPSDGRGPEVDISCMPQSMDAERPIPRPNELMDHTYNCLFTAALPPPPGAFPCCPVTSVQSITLPMDTHIQSPVSALITAVHMDTPSSVSPSTLETTRQSLVRLPDCQLLPIKQRGCPKGSSAWGTSSKQRLSTKRNNHAVPSGSMHV